In one Culex quinquefasciatus strain JHB chromosome 2, VPISU_Cqui_1.0_pri_paternal, whole genome shotgun sequence genomic region, the following are encoded:
- the LOC6051251 gene encoding Y+L amino acid transporter 2, producing MAKVAAGDGLVPVQGFGEASRATNRRPSSGSGQLQADNTDSDSDGGGIKLKKELGLMDGVAIIVGVIVGAGIFVSPKGVLLYSGSIGQAIIVWILSGVLSMVGALCYAELGTMIPKSGGDYAYIGEAFGPLPAFLYLWVALLILVPAGNAITAITFAQYLLQPLWPTCEAPYESVRLLAALITCLLTAINCYNVKWVTRVTETFTGMKVGALLVIVAAGAWYLLAGNTELLQNPFENSKVQPGFIALAFYNGLFSYSGWNYLNFVTEELRDPYRNLPRAICISMPTVTIIYVITNIAYFAVLPPDVMLSSQAVAVTFADKMLGFMAWVMPLFVACSTFGSLNGAIFASSRLFFVGARNGHLPAALSLINVGCLTPIPSLIFLCLLTLLLLFIRDVFSIINYVSYVEILFIFISVAGLLRLRKTNPDAKRPIKVSLVAPIVFLLTAGFLVIFSVFESPTEVAIGTAIIVLGIPVYYITIHKPWKWLAARSQAINMFCAKLFVCMPNSEKMD from the exons ATGGCGAAAGTGGCCGCCGGAGATGGGCTGGTCCCGGTGCAGGGCTTCGGTGAAGCTTCCCGAGCAACCAATCGCCGGCCAAGTTCCGGCAGTGGTCAGCTGCAAGCTGACAACACGGACAGCGATAGTGATGGTGGCGGAATCAAGCTTAAAAAGGAGCTCGGTCTCATGGACGGAGTGGCGATCATCGTGGGAGTGATCGTCGGTGCGGGGATCTTCGTGTCCCCGAAGGGAGTGCTGCTGTACTCCGGTTCGATCGGCCAGGCCATCATCGTGTGGATCCTGTCCGGGGTGCTCAGCATGGTGGGGGCACTGTGCTACGCCGAACTAG GAACCATGATCCCCAAGTCCGGCGGCGACTACGCGTACATTGGGGAAGCGTTCGGCCCGTTGCCGGCCTTCCTGTACCTGTGGGTTGCGTTGCTGATTTTGGTCCCGGCCGGCAACGCCATCACGGCCATCACCTTTGCCCAGTACCTGCTGCAGCCGCTGTGGCCAACTTGCGAGGCACCTTACGAGTCGGTGCGATTGCTGGCCGCACTGATCACTT GTCTTTTAACAGCAATCAACTGTTACAATGTAAAATGGGTAACCCGAGTGACGGAAACGTTCACCGGAATGAAGGTCGGTGCCCTGTTGGTGATCGTGGCCGCTGGTGCGTGGTACCTGCTGGCCGGCAACACTGAACTGCTGCAGAATCCGTTCGAGAACTCCAAGGTTCAGCCTGGGTTTATCGCGCTAGCGTTCTACAATGGACTGTTTTCGTACTCTGGTTGGAATTATTTGAACTTTGTAACGGAAGAACTGCGTGATCCCTACCG AAACCTTCCACGAGCCATCTGCATCAGTATGCCAACGGTGACCATCATTTACGTTATCACCAACATTGCGTACTTTGCCGTGCTGCCACCGGATGTGATGCTTTCGTCGCAAGCAGTCGCT GTTACCTTCGCGGATAAAATGCTCGGTTTCATGGCCTGGGTCATGCCACTGTTTGTAGCCTGCTCGACGTTTGGTTCGCTGAACGGTGCCATCTTCGCCTCGTCGCGGCTGTTCTTCGTGGGAGCCCGCAACGGCCACCTGCCAGCCGCCCTGTCGCTCATCAACGTGGGCTGCCTGACGCCGATTCCGTCGCTGATCTTTTTG tgccttcTAACGTTGCTTCTGCTGTTCATACGCGATGTCTTCTCGATCATCAACTACGTGAGCTACGTTGAAATTTTGTTCATCTTCATCTCGGTTGCTGGACTGCTGAGGCTACGTAAGACAAATCCCGATGCCAAGCGGCCAATCAAG GTTTCGTTGGTGGCTCCCATAGTCTTCCTCCTGACGGCGGGCTTCCTAGTTATCTTTTCCGTGTTTGAATCGCCCACCGAGGTGGCCATCGGAACGGCCATCATCGTGCTCGGCATCCCGGTGTACTACATCACGATCCACAAACCGTGGAAGTGGCTTGCCGCCCGGTCCCAGGCCATCAACATGTTCTGCGCCaagctgtttgtgtgcatgccCAACAGCGAAAAGATGGATTAA